CCCTTAACGTCTCTTCTACATGTGAAAATCCAGGGCTCTTCTGCTTGTCCTTTTTCTTGACCTCCCTTTCCAGTTCCCTTACAGAGGTGCCTTCCTTCAAAACCTTCTCTACAAACCTTTTCTGCTCCTTTTCATCCTTGAGGGAGATAAGCACCCTCGCATGACCCTGGGTTAATTTGTCCTCAATAATAAGTTTCTTTATCCATTCCGGGAGCTTAAGGAGCCTTATAAAATTCGATATGGAGCTCCTGTCCATGCCAATCCTCTTTGCGAGGTCCTGATGGGTATATCCGAATTCCTCCATAAACCTCTCAAAAACCACCGCTATTTCTACAGGATTTAAATCCTCCCTCTGAAGGTTTTCAACGAGTGCAATCTCAAGCGCCTCCTTCTCGTCTACATCCTTTATAATGGCTGGCACTTCTCTGAGTCCTGCCATTACTGAGGCCTTATACCTTCTCTCTCCTGCGATAATCTCATAACCCTTCTCTTTCTTCTTGAGTAGTATCGGCTGGAGTAGCCCCTTTTCTCTTATCGATGTGGCAAGCTCAATAAGCGTCTCTTCTCTCATTTCAAATCTCGGCTGTGTTGGGCCTGGCACAATCTGGTCTACAGGGATAAGCTTACTTGCCCC
This genomic window from Pseudomonadota bacterium contains:
- a CDS encoding ParB/RepB/Spo0J family partition protein — translated: MLKKDPLGKGLSAILRDIEEKGASKLIPVDQIVPGPTQPRFEMREETLIELATSIREKGLLQPILLKKKEKGYEIIAGERRYKASVMAGLREVPAIIKDVDEKEALEIALVENLQREDLNPVEIAVVFERFMEEFGYTHQDLAKRIGMDRSSISNFIRLLKLPEWIKKLIIEDKLTQGHARVLISLKDEKEQKRFVEKVLKEGTSVRELEREVKKKDKQKSPGFSHVEETLRDLLGTKVNITYRKNKGKIIIEFYSKDDLKRIVELISINE